Below is a genomic region from Candidatus Cloacimonadota bacterium.
GATACTGAATTACAGACTTACGCTGATTCTATCCTTAATATGAACCTGACGAAATTTGAAGAGAAAAACAAATATGAATTCAAATTTGCAGATTTTCCTGCTGACACGACGGATATCGTTACTCCCTATGTGCAAGGTGGAGTATTTTCAATCGAACCGGAAACAGGTTATGTCAGTGTTATGATCGGTGGTCGGAGTTTTAAACACAGCAAATTCAATCGGATGATGCAGGCAAAACGACAACCTGGATCTTCTTTCAAACCAATCCTCTATTCGACTGCTCTGCAAAACGGATATACTCCTGCAACTGTGATTAAAGACGAGAATATCACTTTTATCCAAAGTGATACAATTTTTTATAAACCGCATAATTATTCCCTGCAAAATTTCGGATATATCAGGATGCGGAATGCCTTGATGAAGTCTCGAAATATTTATGCTATCAAAATGATCTATGATGTTGGACCCAGAAAAGTTACCGAAAATGCAAAGCGATTCGGAATTACGACCAGAGTTTACCCGAGCTATTCAATCGCTGTGGGAACAGAAGTTGTATTTCCTTTTGAATTGATATCTGCTTACACGACATTTCCAAATGGAGGAGAAAGAGTTAAACCTATTTTTATTCGAAGAGTCGAGGATAATAAAGGAAATATCCTGGAAACTGCAAAGATTGAAAAGATTGAGGTAATCGATGAGAAGATAGCATATTTGATGGCAAGTATGATGGAATCTGTAGTGGATGAAGGAACCGGACAAGGAGTTCGCTGGCAGCCGGGTTGTATTTACAAATGGACAGCAGCCGGAAAAACAGGAACAACCGATGATTTTCGCGATGCCTGGTTTATCGGTTATAACAGAAAACTGGTTACTGGAGTCTGGGTGGGATTCGACGACTTTTCCACTTTGGGGAAAAAGCAATCCGGAGCAATTGCTGCTCTTCCAACCTGGCCCTACATAATGAAAAAAGCGGTGGAATTGGATTCTCCCCAAAATAGTAAAGGTAAGCCGATAATTGATGGTTCGAAATACCAATTTGAAAAACCGGAAGGGATCATAACTGTTAAAATTTCTAAAGAAACAGGATTGCTTCCTAAAAATAGATTTGAAGAAACGATCGATGAAATTTTTATTGCCGGAACAGAACCAACACCGCTTTCAGATAGTTTGAATTATAATTTTTATCCGACAATATATCGTGAAAATAAGATGGATTCACTGGTTTATGATCTGGGTGGGAAAAGATATATTTATCCGGATTCCATTATTTATGTGACGATCCATCCTGATAGTCTGAATCCGGAATATGAAGAGCTTGTTCCCAGACACGAACCGGCTCCGATCGATTTGAGAGGTGCTTTGATCATAAAAAATAAAGAGTATGTAACAAGACCTGACAGCCTGCTGATCAATGCTCCGAATTACATTAAGACAACAGAATGATATTTGTCATCCTGAGTATTTTTTCTTGCTTTTCTCTCGAAGGAACT
It encodes:
- a CDS encoding PBP1A family penicillin-binding protein, with the protein product MKKKVLKILFILVILILFFAGIGFGLFHYYSNELPPLSELQHYDLKIGSEVFDRHDNLIHTFSFERRQLTNLNELPDFLKKGMIAVEDKNFYNHWGMDLIGFLRAILIDISKGSFSQGASTITQQLARNMFLTLDKQIPRKIKELLLAIRIERHYSKEEILELYLNKSPFGPGLYGIEVASAKYFNKKAKDLNIPEAALIIGMPQLPSAYYPFRYPERALKRRNIVLKRMLEENVITQQEYEEAKNSEIILHQQKSRSGTDDYYIEYIRQILEKKYGTTKLFTGGLKIYTTLDTELQTYADSILNMNLTKFEEKNKYEFKFADFPADTTDIVTPYVQGGVFSIEPETGYVSVMIGGRSFKHSKFNRMMQAKRQPGSSFKPILYSTALQNGYTPATVIKDENITFIQSDTIFYKPHNYSLQNFGYIRMRNALMKSRNIYAIKMIYDVGPRKVTENAKRFGITTRVYPSYSIAVGTEVVFPFELISAYTTFPNGGERVKPIFIRRVEDNKGNILETAKIEKIEVIDEKIAYLMASMMESVVDEGTGQGVRWQPGCIYKWTAAGKTGTTDDFRDAWFIGYNRKLVTGVWVGFDDFSTLGKKQSGAIAALPTWPYIMKKAVELDSPQNSKGKPIIDGSKYQFEKPEGIITVKISKETGLLPKNRFEETIDEIFIAGTEPTPLSDSLNYNFYPTIYRENKMDSLVYDLGGKRYIYPDSIIYVTIHPDSLNPEYEELVPRHEPAPIDLRGALIIKNKEYVTRPDSLLINAPNYIKTTE